One window of the Anomalospiza imberbis isolate Cuckoo-Finch-1a 21T00152 chromosome 12, ASM3175350v1, whole genome shotgun sequence genome contains the following:
- the LOC137481106 gene encoding pleckstrin homology domain-containing family F member 1-like, which translates to MVDHLANTEINSQRIAAVENCFGASGQPLALPGRVLLGEGILTKECRKKPKPRIFFLFNDILVYGSIIINKRKYNSQHIIPLEDVTLETLPDTLQMKNRWMIKTSRKSFVVSAASLTERKEWISHLEECIKHLLTKTGRQPCREPAAPWIPDKATDICMRCTQTKFSTLTRRHHCRKCGFVVCADCSRQRFLMPRLSPKPLRVCNLCYRQLLAEKKKEAEADRRQPEPIHSAIQGYEPSSGDDSDRSDDEKAEQWPADTEFYTSQVSWSSFHS; encoded by the coding sequence ATGGTGGACCACCTTGCAAACACCGAGATCAACAGCCAGCGCATTGCTGCTGTGGAAAACTGCTTTGGGGCTTCTGGGCAGCCCCTAGCCTTGCCGGGCAGGGTCCTCCTGGGAGAAGGGATTTTAACCAAAGAATGCCGCAAGAAACCAAAGCCTcgcatatttttccttttcaacgACATCCTCGTCTACGGCAGCATCATCATCAACAAAAGGAAGTACAACTCCCAGCACATAATCCCCCTTGAGGATGTCACTTTGGAGACGCTGCCAGACACCTTGCAGATGAAGAACCGCTGGATGATTAAAACCTCCAGGAAGTCCTTTGTGGTTTCTGCAGCCTCCCTCACGGAGAGGAAGGAGTGGATCAGCCACCTGGAGGAGTGCATCAAGCACCTGCTGACCAAGACGGGCcggcagccctgcagggagcccGCGGCCCCCTGGATCCCAGACAAGGCCACAGACATCTGCATGCGCTGCACACAGACCAAGTTCTCCACGCTCACCCGCAGGCACCACTGCCGCAAGTGTGGCTTCGTCGTTTGCGCCGACTGCTCCAGGCAGAGATTCCTGATGCCCCGGCTGTCCCCCAAGCCCCTGAGGGTCTGCAACCTGTGCtacaggcagctgctggcagagaagaagaaagaggcGGAGGCGGATCGGAGGCAGCCGGAGCCGATCCACTCTGCCATCCAGGGCTACGAACCCTCCAGCGGCGATGACAGTGACAGGTCTGACGATGAGAAAGCTGAGCAGTGGCCAGCAGACACAGAGTTTTATACCTCACAGGTATCCTGGTCATCTTTCCACAGCTGA